A region of Saimiri boliviensis isolate mSaiBol1 chromosome 8, mSaiBol1.pri, whole genome shotgun sequence DNA encodes the following proteins:
- the UCMA gene encoding putative cartilage matrix-associated protein isoform X3: MTWRQVFLLSGFSALVLLSMLGEGTAQAAGEEASPDAKQKIFMQESDASNFLKRRGKRSPKPQDEVNAENRQKLRADELRREYYEEQRNESENFVEEQNDEQEERSREAVEQWRQWHYDGLYPPYLYNRHHI; this comes from the exons ATGACTTGGAGACAGGTCTTCCTGCTGTCTGGCTTCTCCGCCCTGGTGCTCCTGTCTA tgctgggagagGGAACCGCGCAGGCAGCGGGAGAAGAGGCCAGCCCGG ATGCAAAGCAGAAGATTTTCATGCAGGAGTCAGATGCCTCGAATTTCCTCAAGAGGCGTGGCAAGCGGTCTCCCAAGCCCCAAGATGAGGTCAATG cGGAAAACAGGCAGAAGCTTCGGGCTGATGAGCTGCGCAGAGAATATTATGAGGAACAAAGGAATGAATCTGAGAACTTCGTGGAGGAACAGAATGATG AGCAGGAAGAGAGGAGCCGGGAGGCTGTGGAGCAGTGGCGCCAGTGGCACTATGATGGCCTGTACCCGCCCTATCTCTACAACCGCCACCACATCTGA
- the UCMA gene encoding putative cartilage matrix-associated protein isoform X4, whose amino-acid sequence MTWRQVFLLSGFSALVLLSMLGEGTAQAAGEEASPDAKQKIFMQESDASNFLKRRGKRSPKPQDEVNAENRQKLRADELRREYYEEQRNESENFVEEQNDDCHAPEENHLVPPGCT is encoded by the exons ATGACTTGGAGACAGGTCTTCCTGCTGTCTGGCTTCTCCGCCCTGGTGCTCCTGTCTA tgctgggagagGGAACCGCGCAGGCAGCGGGAGAAGAGGCCAGCCCGG ATGCAAAGCAGAAGATTTTCATGCAGGAGTCAGATGCCTCGAATTTCCTCAAGAGGCGTGGCAAGCGGTCTCCCAAGCCCCAAGATGAGGTCAATG cGGAAAACAGGCAGAAGCTTCGGGCTGATGAGCTGCGCAGAGAATATTATGAGGAACAAAGGAATGAATCTGAGAACTTCGTGGAGGAACAGAATGATG ATTGTCATGCTCCTGAGGAAAATCACCTGGTACCTCCTGGGTGCACGTGA
- the UCMA gene encoding putative cartilage matrix-associated protein isoform X5 codes for MTWRQVFLLSGFSALVLLSNAKQKIFMQESDASNFLKRRGKRSPKPQDEVNAENRQKLRADELRREYYEEQRNESENFVEEQNDEQEERSREAVEQWRQWHYDGLYPPYLYNRHHI; via the exons ATGACTTGGAGACAGGTCTTCCTGCTGTCTGGCTTCTCCGCCCTGGTGCTCCTGTCTA ATGCAAAGCAGAAGATTTTCATGCAGGAGTCAGATGCCTCGAATTTCCTCAAGAGGCGTGGCAAGCGGTCTCCCAAGCCCCAAGATGAGGTCAATG cGGAAAACAGGCAGAAGCTTCGGGCTGATGAGCTGCGCAGAGAATATTATGAGGAACAAAGGAATGAATCTGAGAACTTCGTGGAGGAACAGAATGATG AGCAGGAAGAGAGGAGCCGGGAGGCTGTGGAGCAGTGGCGCCAGTGGCACTATGATGGCCTGTACCCGCCCTATCTCTACAACCGCCACCACATCTGA